A region from the Anomaloglossus baeobatrachus isolate aAnoBae1 chromosome 11, aAnoBae1.hap1, whole genome shotgun sequence genome encodes:
- the LENG1 gene encoding leukocyte receptor cluster member 1 — MNILPKKSWHVRNKDNVARVRRDEAQAAEEERQRRKRAELAEQEARTDFLRKKSRLSLPEASSTPSSAVVELSEESGHINFFQNVEEGKGTTRGNKEYEEEKRKEKERQEKALGILTYLGQSAAESQTSRPWYQEVPAQHKEKEETAKDDKLKRLLDPMNDMEKHLRKKTGQKKRHCDKKEKKKAKEKDIDKKGACKPSMEELRRERLKREAAERARAEALISGKKEPSAPQQEMDDRKRRYNSQFNPQLARKPKVREQWY, encoded by the exons ATGAACATTCTCCCTAAAAAGAGCTGGCACGTGCGCAATAAGGACAATGTTGCGCGGGTGCGGAGAGATGAAGCCCAGGCCGCGGAGGAGGAGCGACAGCGCAGGAAGAGGGCGGAGCTGGCCGAGCAGGAG GCTCGTACCGATTTCCTGCGTAAAAAGTCCCGTCTGTCGTTACCGGAGGCGTCCTCGACCCCCAGCTCGGCAGTGGTGGAGCTGAGCGAAGAGTCCGGCCACATCAATTTCTTTCAAAatgtggaggagggaaaaggaactACCCGCGGAAATAAGGAGTATGAAGAGGAGAAGCGTAAAGAGAAG GAACGTCAAGAAAAAGCTTTGGGGATTCTGACATATTTGGGGCAAAGTGCAGCAGAATCCCAGACGTCTCGTCCCTGGTACCAAGAGGTTCCTGCTCagcacaaggaaaaagaggagactgcAAAGGATGACAAGCTGAAGCGGCTGCTGGACCCCATGAATGACATGGAGAAACATCTCCGGAAGAAAACGGGCCAGAAGAAGCGGCACTGTGATAAAAAGGAGAAGAAGAAAGCGAAGGAGAAAGATATTGATAAAAAGGG GGCGTGTAAGCCATCAATGGAAGAGCTGAGACGAGAGCGGctgaagagagaagctgcagagagGGCGCGCGCCGAGGCTCTGATATCCGGTAAAAAGGAGCCGTCTGCTCCGCAGCAGGAGATGGACGACAGGAAGAGACGATACAACTCTCAATTCAACCCTCAGTTGGCGCGAAAACCCAAAGTGCGAGAACAATGGTACTAA